In the Helianthus annuus cultivar XRQ/B chromosome 11, HanXRQr2.0-SUNRISE, whole genome shotgun sequence genome, one interval contains:
- the LOC110889617 gene encoding scarecrow-like protein 21 isoform X1, whose product MQASEDNRSVISNAFYSQSLVEIDEFCNPKFQFLDNFSYGTKSEPYCTLESSSANGSCTTMYYSPSTLSSSHQECLSNSPDDSDFRNKLRQLETVMLGDNSDFDESGVIELPDIEFWQEMVSGYPKQDLKQVLIGCAKAVSNNDLLNARLLISELRQMVSVAGEPIQRLGAYMLEGLVARLSASGSTIYKSEYALNTNTHLLYEICPYFKFGYMSANGAIAEAMKCEKRVHIVDFRIGHGSQWVPLIQAFAKRPGGPPHIRITGLHDSPNGLSKQGKRLCKVAKTYNVPFEFHTEVGLESVRARPGEPLAVNFAFVLHRMPDESVSTRNHRDRVLRLVKSMRPKIVTLVEQESNTNTAPFYPRFLEALDYYNAMFESIDITLPRDHKERINVEQHCLAREVVNIIACEGNERVERHELLGKWKLRFSMAGFSQCAMSPLVNGTIKRLLKNYSERYRLEERDGALYLGWMNRDLVASCAWK is encoded by the coding sequence ATGCAAGCATCAGAGGACAATAGATCCGTGATATCTAACGCGTTTTACAGTCAATCATTGGTTGAAATCGATGAATTTTGCAACCCCAAATTTCAATTTTTAGATAATTTCAGTTATGGAACCAAATCGGAACCCTACTGCACACTCGAATCATCTTCTGCAAACGGGAGTTGTACCACGATGTACTACTCACCTTCCACTTTATCTTCATCACATCAAGAATGTTTATCTAATTCACCTGACGACAGTGATTTCAGGAACAAATTGAGGCAATTAGAGACTGTGATGCTCGGAGATAATTCCGATTTCGATGAGTCGGGTGTTATCGAGTTACCGGATATCGAATTCTGGCAAGAAATGGTGTCTGGTTATCCGAAACAGGACTTGAAGCAAGTCCTCATTGGGTGTGCGAAAGCGGTGTCGAATAACGACTTGTTGAACGCGCGGTTGCTGATATCGGAGCTCCGGCAAATGGTGTCGGTTGCCGGAGAGCCGATACAGCGGTTAGGGGCGTATATGTTGGAAGGACTTGTAGCTCGGCTATCGGCTTCCGGTAGCACGATCTACAAGTCCGAATATGCGTTGAACACGAACACGCATCTTTTGTACGAGATTTGCCCGTATTTTAAGTTCGGGTACATGTCAGCTAACGGGGCGATAGCCGAAGCGATGAAGTGTGAGAAACGGGTTCACATTGTTGATTTTCGTATCGGACATGGTAGTCAGTGGGTTCCGTTGATCCAGGCGTTTGCGAAAAGGCCCGGTGGGCCCCCACATATCCGGATAACGGGCCTCCACGACTCCCCTAATGGGTTGAGTAAACAGGGTAAAAGGCTTTGTAAGGTCGCGAAAACTTACAATGTTCCTTTTGAGTTTCACACAGAAGTCGGGCTTGAAAGTGTTCGAGCCCGACCTGGTGAACCTCTAGCGGTTAATTTTGCGTTTGTGTTACACCGAATGCCGGATGAGAGTGTGAGCACTCGGAACCATAGAGACCGAGTGTTGAGGCTAGTAAAGAGCATGAGGCCCAAAATTGTAACACTAGTTGAACAAGAATCCAACACGAACACGGCCCCATTTTACCCTCGGTTCCTCGAGGCACTCGATTATTACAATGCGATGTTCGAGTCGATAGACATTACACTTCCGCGTGACCACAAAGAAAGAATAAACGTGGAGCAACATTGTTTGGCCCGAGAAGTTGTAAACATAATAGCGTGTGAAGGGAACGAGCGGGTTGAGCGACATGAGCTTTTGGGAAAGTGGAAGTTGCGGTTTAGTATGGCGGGGTTTAGCCAGTGCGCGATGAGCCCGTTGGTGAATGGAACGATAAAACGGCTACTAAAGAACTATAGCGAGAGATATAGGCTTGAAGAAAGAGATGGAGCTTTGTATCTTGGGTGGATGAATAGAGATTTAGTTGCTTCTTGTGCTTGGAAATGA
- the LOC110889617 gene encoding scarecrow-like transcription factor PAT1 isoform X2, giving the protein MQASEDNRSVISNAFYSQSLVEIDEFCNPKFQFLDNFSYGTKSEPYCTLESSSANGSCTTIDFRNKLRQLETVMLGDNSDFDESGVIELPDIEFWQEMVSGYPKQDLKQVLIGCAKAVSNNDLLNARLLISELRQMVSVAGEPIQRLGAYMLEGLVARLSASGSTIYKSEYALNTNTHLLYEICPYFKFGYMSANGAIAEAMKCEKRVHIVDFRIGHGSQWVPLIQAFAKRPGGPPHIRITGLHDSPNGLSKQGKRLCKVAKTYNVPFEFHTEVGLESVRARPGEPLAVNFAFVLHRMPDESVSTRNHRDRVLRLVKSMRPKIVTLVEQESNTNTAPFYPRFLEALDYYNAMFESIDITLPRDHKERINVEQHCLAREVVNIIACEGNERVERHELLGKWKLRFSMAGFSQCAMSPLVNGTIKRLLKNYSERYRLEERDGALYLGWMNRDLVASCAWK; this is encoded by the exons ATGCAAGCATCAGAGGACAATAGATCCGTGATATCTAACGCGTTTTACAGTCAATCATTGGTTGAAATCGATGAATTTTGCAACCCCAAATTTCAATTTTTAGATAATTTCAGTTATGGAACCAAATCGGAACCCTACTGCACACTCGAATCATCTTCTGCAAACGGGAGTTGTACCACGAT TGATTTCAGGAACAAATTGAGGCAATTAGAGACTGTGATGCTCGGAGATAATTCCGATTTCGATGAGTCGGGTGTTATCGAGTTACCGGATATCGAATTCTGGCAAGAAATGGTGTCTGGTTATCCGAAACAGGACTTGAAGCAAGTCCTCATTGGGTGTGCGAAAGCGGTGTCGAATAACGACTTGTTGAACGCGCGGTTGCTGATATCGGAGCTCCGGCAAATGGTGTCGGTTGCCGGAGAGCCGATACAGCGGTTAGGGGCGTATATGTTGGAAGGACTTGTAGCTCGGCTATCGGCTTCCGGTAGCACGATCTACAAGTCCGAATATGCGTTGAACACGAACACGCATCTTTTGTACGAGATTTGCCCGTATTTTAAGTTCGGGTACATGTCAGCTAACGGGGCGATAGCCGAAGCGATGAAGTGTGAGAAACGGGTTCACATTGTTGATTTTCGTATCGGACATGGTAGTCAGTGGGTTCCGTTGATCCAGGCGTTTGCGAAAAGGCCCGGTGGGCCCCCACATATCCGGATAACGGGCCTCCACGACTCCCCTAATGGGTTGAGTAAACAGGGTAAAAGGCTTTGTAAGGTCGCGAAAACTTACAATGTTCCTTTTGAGTTTCACACAGAAGTCGGGCTTGAAAGTGTTCGAGCCCGACCTGGTGAACCTCTAGCGGTTAATTTTGCGTTTGTGTTACACCGAATGCCGGATGAGAGTGTGAGCACTCGGAACCATAGAGACCGAGTGTTGAGGCTAGTAAAGAGCATGAGGCCCAAAATTGTAACACTAGTTGAACAAGAATCCAACACGAACACGGCCCCATTTTACCCTCGGTTCCTCGAGGCACTCGATTATTACAATGCGATGTTCGAGTCGATAGACATTACACTTCCGCGTGACCACAAAGAAAGAATAAACGTGGAGCAACATTGTTTGGCCCGAGAAGTTGTAAACATAATAGCGTGTGAAGGGAACGAGCGGGTTGAGCGACATGAGCTTTTGGGAAAGTGGAAGTTGCGGTTTAGTATGGCGGGGTTTAGCCAGTGCGCGATGAGCCCGTTGGTGAATGGAACGATAAAACGGCTACTAAAGAACTATAGCGAGAGATATAGGCTTGAAGAAAGAGATGGAGCTTTGTATCTTGGGTGGATGAATAGAGATTTAGTTGCTTCTTGTGCTTGGAAATGA
- the LOC110889617 gene encoding scarecrow-like protein 21 isoform X3, producing MQASEDNRSVISNAFYSQSLVEIDEFCNPKFQFLDNFSYGTKSEPYCTLESSSANGSCTTMNKLRQLETVMLGDNSDFDESGVIELPDIEFWQEMVSGYPKQDLKQVLIGCAKAVSNNDLLNARLLISELRQMVSVAGEPIQRLGAYMLEGLVARLSASGSTIYKSEYALNTNTHLLYEICPYFKFGYMSANGAIAEAMKCEKRVHIVDFRIGHGSQWVPLIQAFAKRPGGPPHIRITGLHDSPNGLSKQGKRLCKVAKTYNVPFEFHTEVGLESVRARPGEPLAVNFAFVLHRMPDESVSTRNHRDRVLRLVKSMRPKIVTLVEQESNTNTAPFYPRFLEALDYYNAMFESIDITLPRDHKERINVEQHCLAREVVNIIACEGNERVERHELLGKWKLRFSMAGFSQCAMSPLVNGTIKRLLKNYSERYRLEERDGALYLGWMNRDLVASCAWK from the exons ATGCAAGCATCAGAGGACAATAGATCCGTGATATCTAACGCGTTTTACAGTCAATCATTGGTTGAAATCGATGAATTTTGCAACCCCAAATTTCAATTTTTAGATAATTTCAGTTATGGAACCAAATCGGAACCCTACTGCACACTCGAATCATCTTCTGCAAACGGGAGTTGTACCACGAT GAACAAATTGAGGCAATTAGAGACTGTGATGCTCGGAGATAATTCCGATTTCGATGAGTCGGGTGTTATCGAGTTACCGGATATCGAATTCTGGCAAGAAATGGTGTCTGGTTATCCGAAACAGGACTTGAAGCAAGTCCTCATTGGGTGTGCGAAAGCGGTGTCGAATAACGACTTGTTGAACGCGCGGTTGCTGATATCGGAGCTCCGGCAAATGGTGTCGGTTGCCGGAGAGCCGATACAGCGGTTAGGGGCGTATATGTTGGAAGGACTTGTAGCTCGGCTATCGGCTTCCGGTAGCACGATCTACAAGTCCGAATATGCGTTGAACACGAACACGCATCTTTTGTACGAGATTTGCCCGTATTTTAAGTTCGGGTACATGTCAGCTAACGGGGCGATAGCCGAAGCGATGAAGTGTGAGAAACGGGTTCACATTGTTGATTTTCGTATCGGACATGGTAGTCAGTGGGTTCCGTTGATCCAGGCGTTTGCGAAAAGGCCCGGTGGGCCCCCACATATCCGGATAACGGGCCTCCACGACTCCCCTAATGGGTTGAGTAAACAGGGTAAAAGGCTTTGTAAGGTCGCGAAAACTTACAATGTTCCTTTTGAGTTTCACACAGAAGTCGGGCTTGAAAGTGTTCGAGCCCGACCTGGTGAACCTCTAGCGGTTAATTTTGCGTTTGTGTTACACCGAATGCCGGATGAGAGTGTGAGCACTCGGAACCATAGAGACCGAGTGTTGAGGCTAGTAAAGAGCATGAGGCCCAAAATTGTAACACTAGTTGAACAAGAATCCAACACGAACACGGCCCCATTTTACCCTCGGTTCCTCGAGGCACTCGATTATTACAATGCGATGTTCGAGTCGATAGACATTACACTTCCGCGTGACCACAAAGAAAGAATAAACGTGGAGCAACATTGTTTGGCCCGAGAAGTTGTAAACATAATAGCGTGTGAAGGGAACGAGCGGGTTGAGCGACATGAGCTTTTGGGAAAGTGGAAGTTGCGGTTTAGTATGGCGGGGTTTAGCCAGTGCGCGATGAGCCCGTTGGTGAATGGAACGATAAAACGGCTACTAAAGAACTATAGCGAGAGATATAGGCTTGAAGAAAGAGATGGAGCTTTGTATCTTGGGTGGATGAATAGAGATTTAGTTGCTTCTTGTGCTTGGAAATGA